A genomic region of Methanosarcina thermophila TM-1 contains the following coding sequences:
- a CDS encoding MarR family winged helix-turn-helix transcriptional regulator, which translates to MEISGETDPREILGPIAHIYRSHLAYMVKELEAYGVGSGQFEFLLILYHKDGVSQETLAKILKVSKAKSARAIQSLEKEGYVYRQRDESDLRAYRVYLTEKGKEMRDIILEKLISFMDILLSDFTLEEREIFRLLLHKAAIRFFDPEFEHPTDTPMN; encoded by the coding sequence ATGGAAATTTCAGGAGAGACAGACCCAAGGGAAATATTAGGTCCGATTGCCCACATCTACCGAAGTCATCTTGCATACATGGTAAAGGAGCTTGAAGCTTACGGGGTTGGAAGCGGACAATTTGAGTTTTTACTGATTCTATATCATAAAGATGGCGTCTCTCAGGAAACTCTTGCAAAAATTCTGAAAGTGAGCAAAGCAAAAAGTGCCAGAGCGATCCAGAGCTTGGAAAAGGAAGGTTATGTATACAGGCAAAGGGACGAAAGTGATCTTCGAGCTTACAGAGTTTACCTCACTGAAAAAGGAAAGGAAATGAGAGACATCATTCTTGAAAAATTAATTTCTTTTATGGATATTCTCCTTTCGGATTTTACCCTGGAAGAGAGAGAAATTTTCAGGCTGCTCCTTCATAAAGCAGCAATTAGATTTTTTGATCCCGAGTTCGAGCATCCGACTGACACGCCTATGAACTGA
- a CDS encoding MATE family efflux transporter: MDKKSEFLGKESIRKLLFKLSAPIVVGMLVQAFYNVVDTFFVGMAYGTESVQAIGGLSIAFPIQMIVIAFGIVLGTGGSSIISRALGAREYEKAERVLGNIFSLSLILSVLVGIPCLYYLDTILKVFGATAGVLPYARDYLQIIIAGGTTFVFGVAAQHVVRSEGNARLAMNAMLVGGGLNIFLDPFFMFGFGMGVKGAAIATVLSQVVVSVWLLLYYLKGKGAVHFRSETLKPDLKIVKEIGAIGIGSFIMQCSNSIMMIFVYNALATHGGDTAIAVFGVIMRINSFIFMSLLGMAFGLQPIAGFNYGAKKYGRIAEAVKLSLAVTTTIGVLGLLFIFYFRAQLLQLFSSDPHYLELGKNAMVIMLLGMPLVGLNIITSTLFQALGKARPAFLLSISRQLLFLIPAVTVLPNLYGLNGVWAAFPVADFLAFTLSGFLLSRIYRFFKEYKDSLKAGTGSEVADKISSI, translated from the coding sequence ATGGATAAAAAAAGTGAATTTTTGGGTAAAGAAAGTATCAGAAAGCTTCTTTTTAAGCTTTCAGCTCCTATAGTTGTCGGAATGCTGGTACAGGCTTTCTATAATGTTGTGGATACCTTTTTCGTTGGAATGGCATATGGAACAGAGAGCGTCCAGGCTATAGGCGGGCTATCTATAGCTTTTCCGATTCAGATGATAGTCATAGCTTTCGGAATCGTACTCGGAACAGGGGGCTCTTCTATAATTTCACGCGCCCTTGGAGCACGCGAGTATGAGAAAGCCGAAAGAGTACTTGGAAATATTTTTTCCCTGAGCTTAATATTAAGCGTGCTTGTAGGCATTCCCTGTCTTTATTATCTTGATACGATTTTGAAGGTTTTCGGAGCAACTGCTGGAGTTCTGCCCTATGCCAGAGATTATCTTCAAATTATAATTGCAGGAGGCACTACCTTTGTCTTTGGAGTGGCTGCTCAGCATGTTGTCCGCTCTGAAGGAAATGCCCGCCTTGCAATGAATGCTATGCTGGTAGGAGGCGGTCTCAATATTTTCCTTGACCCATTTTTCATGTTTGGCTTTGGAATGGGTGTGAAGGGTGCTGCAATTGCAACTGTATTATCCCAGGTTGTAGTGTCTGTCTGGCTCCTGCTTTACTACCTTAAAGGAAAAGGAGCTGTACATTTTAGGTCAGAAACCCTGAAGCCTGATCTGAAAATTGTTAAGGAAATAGGGGCTATCGGTATCGGGTCTTTTATAATGCAGTGCTCGAATAGTATCATGATGATTTTCGTTTACAATGCACTTGCAACGCATGGGGGAGACACCGCTATTGCCGTTTTTGGTGTAATAATGAGGATAAACTCGTTCATTTTCATGTCCCTTCTGGGCATGGCTTTCGGTCTGCAACCTATTGCAGGATTTAACTATGGGGCTAAGAAATATGGAAGGATAGCCGAAGCCGTAAAATTATCTCTTGCAGTGACAACAACTATTGGGGTTCTTGGTCTGCTTTTCATTTTCTACTTCAGAGCGCAGCTTCTACAGTTGTTCAGTTCAGACCCGCATTATCTGGAGCTTGGGAAGAATGCAATGGTGATCATGCTTCTGGGTATGCCTCTAGTAGGTCTGAACATAATAACCTCAACCCTCTTCCAGGCTCTGGGAAAAGCCAGACCCGCTTTCCTTCTTTCTATTAGCCGGCAGCTCCTCTTCCTGATTCCGGCTGTTACTGTCCTTCCCAATCTCTATGGACTTAATGGAGTCTGGGCGGCTTTCCCGGTTGCGGATTTCCTGGCATTTACCCTTTCCGGATTTCTGCTTTCCAGAATATACAGATTCTTCAAAGAATACAAAGATTCCTTAAAAGCTGGTACTGGATCAGAGGTTGCAGATAAAATATCTTCAATCTGA
- a CDS encoding vWA domain-containing protein, with protein MQDYRGFSNIPKTASSEAYSSFSENEVSGNKNLQNLLILQNQTVAVLERDLRSTIAFPRTIPRPLRERIAEVLTLEILFGQPYEIKDSARFIGTFGAFYPILLTLRSSKPWPKLRKIAKKSRGAGIASLKILLPLVYEIMERFSDSSTSISGIEYLKELDAGMNKLLKQFEEILKETFLIWGNNLFVEFSGRNGQEKRNSVEFALTEAVLAFMQTDGYQELLERVMEGLYRRMNEFVSEMEENLELFDTLALLFPQRNWSYSVKELKKEPFYVQLKMLKNYSTFFEKSPDLRKIVDFIGKREFDPPSDRIRLSPFGKDRIQTVCFSDSIDNLLPMEAAKLLNPTLKKKFYADMLEGKLLSYQLLGKHYTGPPHIKPRGPMIVLVDTSGSMHGAPQTLAKAAVLAMAKRMLSQQRDMKVILFASTSQHLEIELSSRKKMSEKFLNFLLYTFGGGTDFNTALASGLKSLKEKDFQGADLLFITDGKSEVSDELVLARWEEAKKKYNAKVYSLIVGSRGAGGLSAISDYTYFVEMEPDSKGSGGFVRLIEYREQKAACPDEAGN; from the coding sequence ATGCAAGACTATAGAGGCTTCTCGAATATTCCGAAGACAGCCTCGTCTGAAGCTTATTCCTCTTTCTCAGAAAATGAAGTCTCAGGAAACAAAAACCTGCAGAATTTGCTAATTCTCCAGAATCAAACTGTTGCCGTGCTGGAAAGAGATCTAAGGAGCACGATAGCCTTTCCCCGGACTATCCCTCGCCCTTTGCGGGAAAGGATAGCTGAGGTCCTTACTCTCGAAATTCTTTTTGGGCAGCCTTATGAGATAAAGGACTCTGCGAGGTTCATAGGGACTTTCGGAGCTTTTTATCCAATTCTTCTAACGTTGAGAAGTTCAAAACCCTGGCCCAAACTCCGGAAAATTGCAAAAAAAAGCCGGGGAGCCGGTATTGCAAGCCTGAAAATTCTCCTGCCTCTGGTTTATGAGATAATGGAACGCTTTTCAGATTCCTCAACCAGTATTTCGGGTATAGAGTATCTTAAGGAACTCGATGCCGGAATGAATAAGCTTCTGAAACAATTCGAAGAAATCTTGAAAGAAACCTTCCTAATATGGGGAAATAACCTATTTGTGGAGTTTTCAGGCAGGAATGGTCAGGAAAAGAGAAATTCTGTAGAATTTGCCCTGACCGAGGCTGTCCTGGCATTCATGCAGACGGATGGCTACCAGGAGCTTCTGGAAAGAGTAATGGAAGGATTATATCGGAGAATGAATGAATTCGTGTCAGAGATGGAAGAAAACCTGGAGCTATTCGACACGCTTGCTCTGCTTTTTCCTCAGCGCAACTGGAGCTATTCCGTAAAAGAGCTTAAGAAAGAACCTTTCTACGTGCAGCTTAAAATGCTTAAGAACTATTCGACCTTTTTTGAGAAAAGCCCTGACCTGCGAAAAATTGTGGATTTTATAGGCAAGCGTGAATTCGACCCACCCTCGGACCGCATACGACTCTCACCTTTCGGAAAAGACCGGATCCAGACCGTGTGTTTTTCTGATTCCATCGATAACTTGCTGCCAATGGAAGCTGCAAAACTCCTCAACCCTACCCTGAAAAAGAAATTCTATGCCGATATGCTTGAAGGAAAGCTCCTGAGTTATCAGCTACTCGGAAAGCATTACACAGGTCCTCCCCATATAAAACCCAGAGGTCCTATGATAGTGCTTGTGGATACCTCAGGTTCTATGCACGGAGCCCCACAGACTCTTGCCAAGGCTGCTGTGCTGGCTATGGCAAAGCGGATGCTCTCCCAGCAACGGGATATGAAGGTTATTCTTTTTGCCTCTACAAGCCAGCATCTTGAGATTGAACTCAGCAGCAGGAAAAAAATGTCTGAGAAATTCCTGAATTTTCTGCTCTATACCTTTGGCGGAGGAACGGACTTCAACACCGCCCTTGCCTCGGGCTTAAAATCCTTGAAAGAGAAAGATTTTCAGGGAGCAGACCTGCTCTTTATAACCGACGGCAAATCCGAAGTCTCTGATGAGCTTGTACTTGCCCGCTGGGAAGAGGCAAAAAAGAAGTATAATGCAAAGGTTTACTCGCTGATTGTGGGCAGCAGAGGAGCAGGAGGGCTTTCCGCAATTTCGGATTATACTTATTTTGTGGAAATGGAACCCGATTCTAAAGGCAGTGGCGGTTTTGTAAGGCTTATAGAATACAGGGAACAGAAAGCTGCCTGTCCCGATGAAGCTGGAAATTAA
- a CDS encoding AAA family ATPase — translation MEYFKEREAEINGSLLAVLSGENLLFLGPPGTAKTQLAKSICQLIEGGNFFNYLLTSFSTPEEIFGPLSLKALEEDEFRRKIDGCLPTAHIALLDEIFKASSAILNSLLTILNEHKYHNGRELVDVPLLSVFGASNELPDEDESLEALYDRFLFRYRLSYIQDEENFRDLLFRSPEDFMPAARLRISEIYEVRERSKTLPVDPDVEIIITELRKSLQLQEIAISDRRWRKVVQVLKVAACSSGCPAVDRTMVLLLQHMLWNLPEERETIHRTVFECAISGGISTEKLRQEAEDLQAAISIALKNELPVKVVCDSCGEEFRLRQEIETHHTSHPNHSYTLKTEGSSRIYPYDNLVREIDSLQEAAGKASTLTQAQREVFEKELRALADRVERVKHRLEEERELLKSLMEANIWLSTLDRNEALLLHDTRSTELSELNDLISKSQSMLGLQDRKIHPESAPVKEEGRQETGKKEVEKKEMEKIPVPDSSSTVNSFMKGISSRFKLR, via the coding sequence ATGGAATATTTTAAAGAGCGGGAAGCCGAGATCAACGGCTCTCTCCTTGCCGTGCTGTCCGGGGAAAACCTCCTCTTCCTGGGGCCCCCTGGAACGGCAAAAACACAGCTTGCGAAGAGTATCTGCCAGTTGATCGAAGGTGGTAATTTCTTCAACTATCTCCTGACAAGCTTTTCCACCCCTGAAGAGATTTTTGGTCCGCTTTCCTTAAAAGCCTTGGAAGAAGATGAGTTCCGCCGGAAAATCGATGGCTGCCTTCCAACTGCCCATATTGCTTTACTGGACGAGATTTTTAAAGCCAGCAGCGCCATCCTGAACAGCCTGCTGACCATTCTCAACGAGCACAAATACCACAATGGGAGGGAACTTGTAGATGTGCCTCTGCTTTCGGTTTTCGGGGCATCCAATGAGCTTCCTGATGAGGACGAGAGTCTTGAAGCCCTTTATGACCGCTTTTTATTCAGGTATAGGCTTTCCTATATCCAGGATGAGGAGAATTTCCGAGACCTGCTTTTCAGGAGTCCTGAAGATTTCATGCCTGCTGCAAGGCTCAGGATTTCCGAGATATATGAGGTTCGGGAGCGCTCAAAGACCCTTCCTGTTGACCCTGATGTTGAGATAATAATAACCGAACTCCGAAAAAGCCTTCAGCTTCAGGAAATCGCAATCTCGGACCGGCGCTGGAGAAAAGTTGTTCAGGTTCTCAAGGTTGCAGCCTGCAGCAGCGGATGCCCGGCCGTGGACAGGACAATGGTGCTTCTGCTTCAGCATATGCTCTGGAACCTGCCTGAAGAGCGGGAAACCATCCACAGGACAGTTTTCGAGTGCGCAATCTCAGGCGGCATCAGTACAGAAAAACTGCGTCAGGAAGCTGAAGACCTCCAGGCTGCGATAAGCATTGCCCTGAAAAATGAACTTCCTGTAAAGGTTGTCTGTGATAGCTGCGGAGAAGAATTTCGACTGAGACAGGAGATTGAAACTCACCATACCTCCCACCCGAATCATAGCTACACTCTGAAAACGGAAGGTTCCTCAAGGATTTATCCCTATGACAATCTTGTCAGGGAAATCGATTCGCTTCAGGAAGCGGCTGGGAAAGCGAGTACACTGACCCAGGCTCAGAGAGAAGTTTTTGAAAAAGAACTGAGAGCCCTTGCTGATAGGGTGGAACGCGTAAAGCACAGGCTTGAAGAAGAAAGGGAACTCCTTAAAAGCCTGATGGAGGCGAATATCTGGCTTTCTACTCTTGATAGAAATGAAGCTCTCCTCCTGCATGACACTCGAAGTACCGAACTGTCCGAGCTCAATGACCTTATTTCAAAAAGCCAGTCAATGCTCGGACTGCAGGACAGGAAAATACATCCTGAATCTGCGCCTGTAAAAGAAGAGGGAAGACAGGAAACGGGGAAAAAAGAAGTAGAGAAAAAAGAAATGGAAAAAATTCCCGTACCCGATTCGAGCAGTACTGTCAATAGTTTTATGAAGGGAATTAGCTCCCGATTTAAGCTCAGATAA
- a CDS encoding methanogenesis marker 8 protein yields the protein MPHVMELLGKARVVVKDGRVVEVGEPEIEWCPLFAKLRGVQNITREDVKKSIESRIRDVGMFTPGRKLLELDTYVAFGASEIMMSCLRRGFLDTTVTACDGAGTVIASNPALVQGIGGRMSGLIETEPIGGVIEGIQKFGGTVLDPSTAAIDPVRGAKKAAELGYRKIAVTVAFAETAKELRKLENELGLDLIIIAVHVTGVSKEEAEGILENSDIVISCASKYIRELAKPLVQVAAAIPLFALTQKGKGLVIERAKDIQSPILINTIKLPVLPSHKQPKNLI from the coding sequence ATGCCTCATGTAATGGAATTGCTGGGAAAAGCAAGAGTGGTCGTAAAAGACGGCAGGGTTGTAGAAGTAGGGGAGCCGGAAATCGAGTGGTGTCCTCTTTTTGCCAAGCTGAGAGGAGTCCAGAATATCACCAGGGAAGATGTTAAAAAGAGCATCGAGTCCCGGATTCGCGATGTAGGAATGTTTACCCCAGGGCGAAAACTCCTTGAGCTTGATACCTATGTGGCTTTCGGGGCATCGGAAATCATGATGTCCTGTCTCAGGCGTGGTTTTCTTGATACGACCGTAACTGCCTGTGACGGAGCAGGCACTGTCATTGCCAGCAACCCTGCACTTGTCCAGGGCATAGGAGGCAGGATGTCTGGCCTTATAGAAACTGAGCCAATCGGCGGTGTAATCGAGGGAATCCAGAAATTTGGCGGAACCGTACTCGATCCTTCAACTGCGGCTATTGACCCTGTTAGAGGAGCAAAGAAAGCTGCCGAACTCGGGTACCGAAAGATTGCAGTAACCGTGGCTTTTGCGGAAACCGCCAAAGAGTTGCGAAAGCTTGAAAACGAACTCGGGCTTGACCTTATAATAATTGCGGTACATGTTACAGGAGTTAGCAAAGAAGAAGCTGAGGGTATTCTGGAAAATTCGGATATTGTAATCAGCTGTGCTTCAAAATATATTCGGGAATTAGCAAAACCTCTTGTGCAGGTTGCGGCTGCAATTCCGCTTTTTGCCCTCACCCAGAAAGGAAAAGGACTTGTGATTGAAAGGGCAAAGGATATTCAAAGCCCAATCCTTATAAACACTATTAAGCTGCCTGTGCTGCCCTCACATAAACAGCCCAAAAATCTGATATAA
- a CDS encoding MTH865 family protein — MTVRDEIHRQIVAGLKDAKFPINTPEELLAAFPAGADTTCKAGDLEVTAGEAGKLLTAEDFPFKNAKEVADTIVDRAGI; from the coding sequence ATGACTGTAAGAGATGAGATTCACAGACAGATTGTTGCAGGGCTTAAAGATGCAAAGTTTCCCATAAACACACCTGAAGAATTGCTTGCTGCCTTTCCAGCGGGTGCAGACACTACATGCAAAGCAGGAGACCTTGAAGTTACTGCCGGAGAAGCAGGTAAACTGCTGACTGCAGAGGATTTTCCGTTCAAGAATGCAAAAGAGGTTGCAGACACAATAGTAGATAGAGCAGGGATATAA
- a CDS encoding winged helix-turn-helix domain-containing protein produces the protein MNNRNSGRKKEKQPESQAISETQEMVEVQAIKEKLSEMHNDIKKVMQYTNRLRFEAAFESLRENYSNALLNHLYEDIDTGLEWNMIKKCPQKESCTQAFTAVLRQNAELIKRSNVEDNLISNSKKQLEELRCGAPYSKCEKCFSEVSSLLVKQVNLMRSMKIYAENQEQKPSIAALKTCAVMSEILEPVSNPQRLEMLKAIAFETKSFSAFSELTGLRGGNLLFHLQRLIASGLIMQQHERGDYMITEKGFKILQGLNEIYASLQTSQVQKPAELLSRAGEKSPI, from the coding sequence ATGAATAATAGAAACAGCGGACGTAAGAAGGAAAAACAACCTGAGAGCCAGGCGATCTCTGAGACCCAGGAAATGGTGGAAGTGCAGGCTATAAAGGAAAAACTTTCCGAGATGCATAATGACATTAAGAAAGTTATGCAATATACCAACAGGCTGCGTTTTGAAGCTGCCTTCGAGAGCCTGAGAGAAAACTACTCAAATGCGCTTCTCAATCACCTTTATGAAGATATCGACACCGGGCTTGAATGGAACATGATAAAGAAGTGCCCTCAAAAGGAAAGCTGCACCCAGGCATTTACAGCTGTCCTGAGGCAGAATGCAGAACTGATAAAACGAAGTAATGTCGAGGACAATTTGATCTCAAACAGTAAAAAACAACTTGAAGAATTGAGATGCGGAGCCCCTTACAGTAAATGTGAAAAATGCTTTTCCGAAGTCTCAAGCCTGCTGGTAAAACAAGTCAATTTAATGCGCTCCATGAAAATTTATGCAGAAAATCAGGAGCAGAAACCCAGCATTGCAGCCCTTAAGACCTGCGCTGTTATGAGCGAAATCCTTGAGCCGGTCTCAAACCCGCAGCGTCTTGAGATGCTTAAAGCCATTGCATTTGAAACGAAAAGTTTTTCGGCTTTTTCCGAGCTGACAGGCCTTAGAGGAGGAAACCTGCTTTTCCATCTCCAGAGACTCATCGCTAGCGGACTGATAATGCAACAGCACGAAAGAGGAGATTATATGATTACTGAAAAAGGTTTCAAAATCCTGCAAGGCTTAAACGAGATCTATGCTTCACTTCAAACATCCCAGGTGCAGAAGCCCGCAGAGTTACTCTCCAGAGCCGGGGAAAAGAGCCCGATTTGA
- a CDS encoding methanogenesis marker 8 protein, translated as MPHIIELLGKTRVVVEDGKVIEVGEPEIDWCPLFAKIRGIQKITPEEVRKNMEFRIADFGMFTDKRRLELEDFVGFGASEVMMTGLSRGLLDTTVTACEGAGTVISNNPTLVQGMGGRMSGLVETEPIDGIINGITERGGIVLDPSTAKIDPVAGVKKAAELGYKKIAVTVAFAETAKELRELESELGLDLIIIGVHITGFNEEEARILVENADITTSCASKWVRDIVKPLAQVGTAVPLFALTQKGKELVVERAKDIKSPILINTMPLPVLPENKQPRELK; from the coding sequence ATGCCTCATATAATAGAATTGCTTGGAAAAACAAGAGTAGTCGTAGAAGATGGGAAGGTTATTGAAGTCGGGGAGCCTGAAATCGATTGGTGCCCTCTCTTTGCCAAGATACGCGGAATCCAGAAGATAACCCCGGAAGAAGTAAGGAAAAATATGGAATTCAGGATAGCCGATTTCGGGATGTTCACGGATAAACGCAGGCTTGAACTTGAAGACTTTGTAGGGTTCGGGGCGTCGGAAGTCATGATGACAGGGCTGAGCAGGGGTCTGCTTGATACAACCGTGACCGCCTGCGAAGGTGCAGGAACAGTAATTTCCAATAACCCCACCCTTGTTCAGGGCATGGGAGGCAGGATGTCAGGGCTTGTCGAAACCGAGCCGATTGACGGAATAATCAATGGGATTACAGAGCGCGGCGGGATTGTGCTTGACCCCTCGACTGCGAAAATAGATCCGGTTGCAGGCGTGAAAAAGGCAGCTGAACTGGGATACAAAAAAATCGCAGTAACCGTGGCTTTCGCAGAAACCGCAAAAGAGTTGCGAGAGCTTGAATCCGAACTCGGGCTTGACCTTATAATAATTGGTGTGCATATCACAGGTTTTAACGAAGAAGAAGCCAGGATTCTTGTTGAAAACGCTGATATCACAACCAGTTGCGCCTCAAAGTGGGTTAGGGACATTGTAAAACCGCTCGCTCAGGTGGGAACTGCGGTCCCGCTTTTCGCCCTTACCCAGAAAGGAAAGGAACTTGTAGTCGAAAGGGCAAAGGATATCAAAAGCCCGATTCTGATAAATACCATGCCTCTGCCGGTGCTGCCTGAAAACAAGCAGCCAAGAGAGTTGAAGTAA
- a CDS encoding tetratricopeptide repeat protein: MFTENTPIDTVKKLVDKSLIETDHNGSYWLHPLIQEFSYGDLKDKKEVHMLAVKYYLSLPLPKNPTKKEDLQPVIEAHYHACEAGEYDFAADIIWRCDLPTLLDLWGNPKTLIEIYKKLLPDDHFKDEPVLKDKQTHETVLGNLGIAYSHLGEPRKVIEYYEQALKISREIGDRRVEGTVLGNLGNAYIRLGETRKAIEFLKQSLSIGKAIEDPRIISFCEKKLKELDGTDDNEN, translated from the coding sequence ATGTTTACGGAAAATACCCCAATAGACACTGTTAAGAAACTCGTTGATAAGTCCCTTATCGAAACCGACCATAATGGAAGTTACTGGTTACACCCCTTAATTCAGGAATTTTCCTATGGGGATCTCAAAGACAAAAAAGAAGTACATATGCTTGCAGTAAAATACTACCTTTCTCTTCCACTACCAAAAAATCCCACCAAGAAAGAAGACCTTCAACCAGTAATAGAAGCCCATTACCACGCTTGCGAAGCTGGAGAGTATGATTTTGCAGCCGATATCATATGGAGATGCGATCTCCCAACTCTTCTGGATCTCTGGGGAAATCCGAAGACACTAATTGAAATTTACAAAAAATTACTTCCTGATGACCATTTCAAAGACGAACCAGTTCTCAAAGACAAACAGACTCATGAAACTGTCCTCGGAAATCTGGGGATAGCATACAGTCATCTGGGAGAGCCCAGAAAAGTAATTGAGTATTATGAACAGGCTTTAAAGATTTCCAGAGAAATAGGAGACAGGAGAGTAGAGGGCACAGTCCTTGGAAATCTGGGGAACGCATACATTCGTCTGGGAGAGACCAGAAAAGCAATTGAATTTTTGAAGCAATCTCTATCTATTGGAAAAGCAATTGAAGACCCAAGGATAATTAGTTTTTGCGAGAAGAAATTGAAAGAGCTTGACGGAACTGATGACAATGAAAACTAA
- a CDS encoding NB-ARC domain-containing protein, with protein MSKRIRRSLWIQPFLAQRATDLLAPALPFIYAGGKAVVDKSKDMLLERGIEKLGFAGLKRAKALLDKINPRMGESLERALKKVSGSPDDPKAKEELQQEILKLLNENSDFAREIQPIINFNIENIDQLAVGNYNTFLNFNTPSGDEYIKIIEYLDQRRKEAANQEILSRYNPSTLTPYPRRLKEFVSENRSEELIKALTYLESHQILLISGVGGVGKSTLARALVDLRPVNVPGPFWFSFYDNQDAKLGDILEKLAAYMNAPEIVSFKAERREPGKTDIDKLTGELHRRSEIWLIFDDLSTILADQNYTYKEIELLFFSLRHNTHNAKVIITSRVLPIFENGESLIDVVEDEEKQHLNGLRTDFAVDYLARNGLGEVEPQKLEELATGVDGHPLALKLLLMLVKEFGAKDILADLIIYQKEKEDTIKKARRLFDKLAGDEKEFLERISVYREPVSMKGL; from the coding sequence ATGTCAAAAAGAATTCGGAGGAGTTTATGGATCCAGCCTTTTCTAGCCCAGCGAGCAACAGATCTTCTCGCTCCAGCCCTGCCGTTTATTTATGCGGGAGGCAAAGCTGTAGTAGATAAAAGCAAAGATATGCTTTTAGAAAGAGGCATTGAAAAACTCGGTTTCGCAGGTTTGAAGAGAGCAAAGGCTTTGCTGGACAAAATAAACCCTAGAATGGGTGAATCCCTTGAGAGGGCACTTAAAAAAGTCTCCGGAAGCCCCGATGATCCAAAAGCAAAAGAAGAGCTTCAGCAGGAAATCCTGAAACTGCTCAATGAAAATTCAGACTTTGCTAGAGAAATTCAACCAATCATAAATTTCAATATAGAGAATATTGATCAACTCGCGGTGGGAAACTACAATACTTTTTTAAACTTCAACACGCCTTCCGGCGATGAATACATCAAAATCATTGAATATCTTGACCAAAGAAGAAAAGAAGCAGCAAATCAGGAAATTCTGAGCCGCTATAATCCTTCAACGCTAACGCCGTATCCAAGACGATTGAAAGAGTTCGTTAGCGAAAACCGTTCAGAAGAATTAATAAAAGCCCTTACATACCTCGAAAGTCACCAGATTTTACTAATCAGCGGAGTTGGTGGTGTCGGCAAGTCCACTCTAGCAAGAGCTCTTGTAGACCTCAGACCTGTAAACGTCCCTGGACCTTTCTGGTTCAGCTTCTATGATAATCAGGATGCAAAACTGGGTGATATTCTTGAGAAACTCGCTGCTTACATGAATGCTCCTGAAATTGTATCTTTTAAAGCGGAGAGAAGAGAACCCGGAAAAACTGATATTGACAAACTCACTGGCGAACTTCATAGAAGGAGCGAAATCTGGCTAATTTTCGATGATTTGAGCACCATTCTTGCAGACCAAAATTATACATACAAAGAAATTGAACTTCTCTTTTTTTCCTTGCGACACAATACCCACAACGCAAAAGTCATTATAACAAGTCGAGTTTTGCCCATATTCGAAAATGGGGAAAGTCTGATAGATGTGGTGGAAGATGAAGAAAAACAGCATCTCAATGGTTTGAGAACGGATTTTGCAGTTGACTACCTTGCTAGAAATGGGCTTGGTGAAGTGGAGCCTCAAAAGCTGGAAGAACTGGCTACAGGTGTGGATGGTCATCCTCTTGCCTTAAAATTGCTTTTGATGCTTGTAAAAGAATTTGGGGCAAAAGACATACTTGCTGATTTAATTATTTATCAAAAAGAAAAAGAGGATACTATCAAAAAGGCGAGAAGATTATTCGATAAACTGGCAGGAGATGAAAAAGAGTTTCTTGAGCGCATTTCAGTCTATCGTGAGCCTGTGAGTATGAAAGGTCTCTAA